GGAACCCATCGAGATTACGCGTGTTCTCAAGTTTTTCCGTGAGTTTCACGCGGTCTACCGCGACCGAGGGGAAGTGCCGAACATTTCCTCTCCGATGCGTCGTAACCTATTCAATACCTACCGGGCAGCCACTTTTCCAGCAATGTGGCCGATTTCTCCGCGCGTGCACGCTGACAATCGTGGCGATCTGTTCGAGACAGTACGATCTCATGGCGGCCCTGGCATGGCATTTGTGTCCACAACCTTTCCTGGTCAGAAGCGCGGGGAACACTACCATCTCCATAAGGTAGAGCGGTTCTTCGTGGTGAAGGGCGAGGCTGAGATTGAGTTGCGTCGTCTGTTGCACGACGACGTGGTCACGTTCCGTCTCAGTGGCGATGAGCCATCATTCGTAGACATGCCAACATTGTGGGTTCACAACATCCGGAACGTGGGTAGCACCGAGCTGGTGACCATGTTCTGGGCGGACCAATTGCTCTATCCGGACAGCATGGACCAGTACCCCGAGAGCATAAGCCAGGAGGCACCCGCATGAAGGTCATGACCGTCGTCGGCACCCGCCCCGAAATTATCCGTTTAGCACGCGTGATCCACCGACTCGACCACACTGAGGGCATCGAGCACGTGCTCGTGCACACCGGTCAGAACTACGACCACAACCTCAACGAGGTCTTCTTCCAGGACTTGGGGCTGCGAGCACCAGACCATTACATGGGAGTGGACACCTCCAGTCTGGGCACGGTGCTAGGCGGTGTGCTGATGAGGACTGAGAAAGTACTGCTGGAAGAGAAACCCGACGCGATGCTGGTGCTCGGAGACACAAACTCTTGCATCGCGACAGTGATGGGTAAGCGGATGCGCATTCCGACTTATCACATGGAGGCGGGTAATCGTTGCTTCGATGAGAACGTGCCGGAGGAAACGAACCGTCGGCTCGTTGATCACGTCGCCGATTTCAACCTTGCCTACACCGAGCATGCACGCCGCAACCTATTGGCTGAGGGACTGCATCCCCGGCGCATGATGGTGACCGGCTCGCCGATGCGGGAGGTGCTCGAAACGTTCCGCGCGCAGATTGACAGTTCCGATGTCTTGAAAAGGCTCGGCCTTGCATCGAGGGACTACTTCCTCGTCAGCGCACATCGCGAGGAGAATGTCGACCTGCCCGACCGTCTCGAGAAACTACTGGCCTGCCTTGTGGCCGTGCGCGAAACGTTTGGCAGGCGCATAATTGTGTCTACGCACCCTCGAACCCGCAACCGTCTCGAAATGTTGAAAACCGAACTGGAGTTGTCAGGAATTGACTTTATGGAACCTTTCGGCTTCCACGACTATAATAAGTTGCAGATCGAGGCCGCTTGCGTTCTTTCCGATTCAGGGACGATTGCAGAGGAATCGTCGATCCTAGGATTCCCCGCTGTAACGTTGCGTGATTCTATCGAGCGTCCAGAAGCGCTCGATAGTGGCTCAATTCTTATGTCCGGCCTTGAAATCAGCGATGTAGTGCGTTCGGTCGGACTCGCGATGGCCGACGGAGCCATCACTTCGTCGTGTCCCGCCGGGTACGAGGTCCATGACACCAGTCGCCGAGTAGTGCGCTTTATTTCGTCGACCGCGGGACGGCATCATCAATGGGCTGGAATTCGTAGGTGAGTCACGCTCGTCAATCTCCAGCTAGGTTAGCGCGAGCTTCCTGGTCGGCTTGGGTTTTCGCAGTCGTACTGTTCAGTGACGGCATCTTTTTCGGGGCTTATGGAGCATTGGGAACGACGTATCTAGGCGAGGGGCCTAGTTACAAGGCTTATAAAGCAGTTCTAGGCTTGGTTTGCGTATTGATTCTGATTCGAGCCTCCGTGCGCGCCTGGACGCGGCACTATAAGGTTACAAGGCGTGACCTTGTCGCAGTGGCGATCTTCAGTTTCGTTGCGTGTTCTGTAGCGGTTGGGGTAGTGAGGTATCCAGGGTCGTACGCAATGGCGCGTTTTGCTTGGCTCTTCTTAACCATTGCAGTCCCATCGGTAGCTCTTGGGATGAGCATGCGACGACGGGACATTACGCTGCTACCGCACCCGTTGATCGTAGTCAGCAGCATCTCAACGGTATTCATGGTTGTAGCGGGGGCGCGAGATTCGGGGGCTATCGCAGAGACTTCTGCCGCCGGAGTCGGCGGCGCCTCACACCTTGCTATCGGTGCATCAATGGTCGTGACCTTTGCCATTCATTTGGTCATGTTGAGCAAGGCCCAGCGCGTGAGTTGGAGGACTTTGCATATAGCAGCCATGCTCGTGTCTGTTTACTTAATAGTCGATTCGGGATCCCGAGGGGGACTTATTGCCGTAGGTGTTTGTTCGCTAGCGGTATTCTTTGGTGGAGGGGTACTGCGGACTCGTCCAATTTTGACCATCCTCTTCATCGGATCGACTGTGGCGGCCTGGCGGTTTGTGAGCGCCTTGGAAGTTGAAAGTGTGGGCGTGGCAAAGATTCAGGGTTCGCTCGGCCAAGACGAAGCAAGAACCTACTTGTATACGCAAGCGTGGGACCAGTTCCTCGAACATCCTATATTCGGTAGCGGTGTCGGAAGTTTTTCTGCAAGGTTGGACTACTTCATTTACCCTCACAATTTGATTCTCGAATTGATTGTAGATTTTGGAATTTTCGGCGCCTTGGCGCTGGTGTGGGGTGCCATTTGGAGTACGCGCGCGTTGCGTCGTGGATTTTCTAGCAATGAACTCGGAGGCGCAATGCTGGGGGGGATCTTTACAGTAATTCTTGCGAGCTTGATGTTTTCCGGCAGTTACCTGACGGTTGGGAATCTTTGGTTGGTGGGCATCGCTCTCCGTCTGATCGGTGACCGCGAAGTGAATGTGAATGACATCTCACATACAGGTGCGAAAGTCGGCCCGTGATCTAGCGCCACAAAAAGCGGAGAGGTAGATGTAGCCAAGGTGCTATCTGAACTGCCCCAGCATATCTGGAGCCCTTGGTCTGCCTCGTTCCGCGGAGCCGGGTTCCGTTGGTCTCATGCCAGGGTGGTGATGCGGTTATTTCGAACTTTATCGGCGTGAGCCATCCGAGGGGTCTGCTGCAGAAACTGGTGACAGGTTGACCTGCCCCACCAGAAAGGTTCCAGTTTCGGTGGCTAAGTGACTGCCTTCACCGAAGGCTGAACGCCGTGCCCGGCTCCTCCCGTGCCTAAGCACCGATGACGGCTTAGAGTCGCGCTATGCCAACACGATAGAAGTGCCGGTTGTGGACCTCAGTGGCCATACTCCGGAGAGCGCGAGCCAATGCCCTCTGAACAACGGACGAAAGGCTAAACTCGTGTCCTCGCCCACAGCAAGGCTCACTGCCTCACAATCCAGCGACGCCCATAGGATCCTATAAAAGGATGATCTGACTTGAAGATTCGTTTCATCTTTCCAGACCTCACCTGCCCCCCGGAGAACGGGATGCATGAGCAATTTCTTGTGCTCATGCGGCAATTGCATCTAGCTGGACATAGCGTGGAGGCGATAGGGGGCATAAGAGATAGCAAATTGTTTGACGTTGAGCGAGCGACTCGTGAAACAGGAGCCTCCTTCGTCGTAATGCCCTTGCCGAAGGGTCTGAGTCTTACGGCGCTTGCGGCTTTGAATTTCACCCGCCTGGGTGTTTTTGTCTACCCTCGGCTTTACTTTCAATTCCGCAGAGCCTTGCGTGGCGGATCAGCTAATGTTGTGCACTGCGACGGCGCTGCCATTTGCGCGCTACGACGACATGGCGACGAATCTCCCGTCGTGTTAAGTCTGGTGGATCCTGGCTCGCTCAGGCAGGCTAGGATGGGGGCTAAGACGAGTGGGCGACAGAAGAAGTTCGTACATTGGGTCGCTGCGAGGATGTACGCCCAACTAGAGGGCCGGCTAACCCGTGAACCTCGGAACGTCTTGCACGTCGTCTCGGCAGCAGACGCTGCGTATCTGCGACGCGGCACTGGCCTCGCAACAGTGCGCTCGGTCCCTGTGATGCTGCCTCCTAAAGTTGCAACGGGTGACGAGTCGACCGCCAAGCATGAGCAACAAGGAAGGAAGATGACGATCTGGGCTGACTTAACACAGGGCCATCAGCAGGACGCCGTGAAGGACCTGCTCACCCTGGGATTCCAACCGCTGTCGAACGTTCTCCATAACGAGGGAATCCACATAGTGGTTCTCGGGCGAGCCCCAGCCACCCCGGCATTGGTCGAGGCCGCTGAAGGCTTGCCGTGTGTGTTCGTAGATTGGGTGACGGATTTACAAGCAGCGCTCTCGTCGTCTGACGTAATACTCCTTCCCGACACAGTGGGCACCGGACTCAAGAACAGGTCGATACAAGCTTTAGGCAGCGGAGCCTGCGCGGTCGGCACCACGGTCGCTTTCGAGGGAACCGATGTTTTAGACGGGATTCATGCCGTCGTCCGGAATGCCCCTCACATGCTGGCTGAGTCCGCTCTGGCTCTGACTGTCGAGAGCCACGCTCACAGAGCCGCCCTGTCACAGGCGGCGCGAAAGTTTGTTGATGCGAATTATTCGCCGGAAGGAGTTCTTGATCAGTGGGTGGAGCTTTACCGTGAGGCAATGCATCTGGCTGAGCAATACGGACAGGGGTCACCACCCCGCCAGTCGGTGGTGTAACTCCTTAGGTCGGCGCCCTTGGGAAAGTACTGGCGCAGGCCGTTGCTGTGCTCGTTGGTCGGTCACTGCCAGGGCTTGCCGGCGTGCGTGAAGTAGACACCGTCGCGAACAGGTCCGCGACCGAGTTGTGCGTGTCGACGCTCCCCGAAAACTAGGCCAGTAGCGCTCCCCGAAAAGTAGGCCACCCGACCACGATGGACTGGGTGAAGTGAATCGCTCCGGGTTTCGTGGAGGCTCGATTACTTGGAACCAGCCCCGGTCGGGACGGGTGTTTCAGGGTAGTTCTCTGGCGTGATCCTGGTCTGCCGTCGTGCCCAGTGGGTGGTCTCGTACTCGGCTGGTGGGACGAGCCCGATCTCGCCGTGAAGGCGTCGGTGGTTGAACCAGTCGACGTACTCGGCGACGGCGATCTCGACGTCACCGACGCTCTTCCAGCCGCCCTTGGGTCGCATGACGGGGTTGCGGATGCACTCGGCCTTGAACAGCGAGTTCAACGCCTCAGCCATCGCGTTATCGTAGGAATCGCCCTTCGAGCCGACCGACGCAACGGCCTCGGCTTCGGCCAGCCGCTCGGTGTAGCGGATCGCTCGATACTGGACTCCTCTGTCCGAATGGTGCACGAGACCGGTGACGTCGTGGCCGGCCCGCTGTCGGGTCCACAGCCCCATGTCCAGGGCATCTAGGGCGAGGTCGGTGCGCAGGCTGGTGGACACCTGCCAGCCCACGATCATCCTGCTGAAGACGTCGAGGACGAACGCGACGTAGGTCCACCCGGCGTGCGTGCGGACGTAAGTCAGATCGGCCACCCACAGCTGATTCGGACCGGTGGCGACGAACTTGCGGTTCACGAGGTCCTCCGGACGCTCGGTCTCCGCGCCGTCACCGAACGTGGTCTTGCGGGTCTTCTCGCGCGGGATCCCGCGCAGGCCCTCGGCTCGCATGAGGCGCTCGACGGTGCACCGTGCCACCCGCACGCCTTCGCGGTTGAGCTCGGCGTGGATCTTGCGGGCACCGTAGACACCGAGGTTCGCCTTGTGGGCGGTCTTGATGTCCTCGCCCAGGTCAGCGTCACGAACCGCACGTGCCGAGGGTGGCCTCGTCTTGGCGGCGTAGTAGCTGCTCGGGGCGATCTGCACGCCGGCTTCCTTGAGTGCAGCGCAGATCGGCTCGACCCCGACCTCGCGCCCGTCGACCACGTCGTGGCGGTGGGCGTCGAGGTAGGCGACTACTTGGTGGTGGGGCGGTCGAGCTGTCAACGCCGGCCGAAAACTGACCCTCTTTTGCCGATCGAAAGTTGACCCCCTTCGAGCGGTTCGTTGGTGCTAGATGGTCTTGGTGCGCGTGGCCGGGGGTGGCCCGGTTCGGTGTCCGCGGGTGCGGTATGACTCGCCGTCCAGGGCGATGACCTGGGCGTGGTGGACGAGGCGGTCGATGGTGGCTGCGGCGACAACGTCGTCGCCGAGGGTCTCGCCCCAGCGTGAGAACGCCAGGTTCGAGGTGACCACGACCGAGCCGGTCTCGTAGCGGCTGGCGATGAGCTGGAAGAACAGCGACGCGGCGGCGGTGTCGAAGGGCAGGTAACCGACCTCGTCGATCACCAGCAGCCGGTAGCGGTTGAGCTTGCGCAGCTCGCGCTCGAGGTGGCCTTGCTCGTGGGCAGCGGCCAGGCGGGTGATCCACCCGGTCGCGGAGTCGAACGCGACCGGGTAGGAGGCCTCGGCGGCCTTGATCGCCAACGCGATCGCCAGGTGCGTCTTCCCGGTCCCGGGCGGCCCGAGGAGCACGACGTTGTCGCGCTTGGCGATGAACGTGGTGGTGGCCAGGTGCGCGACCAAGTCGCGGGTCGCGGCAGGGACGTGGTCGAAGGTGAAGTCCTCCATGGTCTTGATCGCGGGGAAGTGCGCCGCCGCGATCCGCATCCGGGTCCCATTCGCGGTGCGTGAGGCGACCTGGCGGCCCAGCACGGCCGCGAGGTACTCCTCGTGCGACCAGCCCTCGGCGCGGGCCTGGTCGCCCAGGACAGCGAAGGTCTCGTTGATCACCGGGGTCTTGAGCTCACGAGCCAGGAACGCGACCTCACTGAACAGGTCGCTGCCCCTTACCTTGCCGGTGGGTGTGGTCATCGCACGACCTCCAGTCGCGCACGCGCGGCCACAGCGACCTCGTCGGTGACTGCCGGGGCCAGGTCGAACAGCGCGTCGTAGTCGCTCAACGCCCGCACGCCGACGACCGCACCGAGTCCGGACACCGGCCTTGTGGCGGGGCCACGCATGCCAGCGGTGCGGGCTTGGAACGCGGTGCGTAGCCCGGCAGCAGTGTCCACGTGGACCGGGTCGGTGATCGTCTGGTGGGTCGACCAGCACCGCTGGTGGACTCCCACGCTGGTGCCGGCGCAGGTGATCGTGACGGTGTCCAGGCCGGCGTGGACATCGACGAACCGGCCGATCACGCCCGGGTCGACCGAGTAGTCGTTCCCGGCGATGCGCACGTAGTAGTCGCGGCCCAGCCGGACCCGGACCGTGGTGCCCACCGACGGCGCGATCGGCGGCAGTGCCCCCATCGCGGCGACATCGGCCGTGACCCGGACGCCGGGCTGCTGGCCGGTGCGGCGCAGCATCCGAGCATTCGCGCGCGGCAGCCAGCTGGTGAGCTGGGTGTTGTAGTCGTGCGGGGAGTCGAACTCGCGTCCAGGCATGAAGGAGGTCTCCAGGAATCCGTTGGCCCGCTCGACGATCCCCTTGGCTTCGGGGTCACGTGCCGCGGTCTGATAGATCCGGGTGCCCAGCGTGCCGGCGAACGACCTGGCGCCCAGGGTCAGGCGGTGGTGCTGGCCGATGCCGGCCTCGTTGTCCCACACCAGCATCTTGGGGACCCCGCCCAGGCCCGTCAGGAGCTGCCACATCCCGGCCACCAGATCGCCGGTCTTCCTGGACGGCAACAGCGTGGCCATGATGAAACCCGAGAACGCCGCGACCATCGTCAACACCGGCAGATCCACCGCGGGCCGCCCGCCGACCCAGGTCGCGGTCTTGGACCCAGCGTGGACATCGACAGGGATGCCCTTGCCGGGGAACCACAGGTCGCACTGCACGATCTCTCCCGCGACATAGCTCGTACGGTCCGCGGGATCGCTGGGGGCATACAGCGGACGCAGTTGGGCGACTTTCGCCCGCAGCACCGAGGACGAGTTCGCCCACCCGATCCGCTCGGCGATCACCGTGGCCGGCATCGAGGGGAACTCCGCCAGCAAAGCCCGGATCCGTGGCTCGTAGGCGTCGAGCATCGACCCCACCGCAGCCCGCTCGTACTTCGGCGGCGTATCCGAGGCCAACGCGGCACGCACCGTGTTCCTCGCCAAGCCGGTCTTTCGCACGATGGCCTTGATGCTCATCTGCTCCGACTTGTGCAGCCGTCGAATCTCAGCCCAGTCCTCAGTCATGATCACTCCCTCACAGTGCCGAGGGGGTCAGGATTCGATCGGCACCAGGGGGTCAGGATTCACCCGGCAGCGACACGAGCTCCGCCGCGAAGAATGCCGAGGCCGTCCTCAAGATGTGGTTGGTCCGACGCAGCTCGCGGTTCTCCCGCTCGAGCTCGGCCAGCCGCTGCGCGTCGCTGGTCGTGGTCCCGGGGCGGACACCGCCGTCGACCTCGGCCTGCCGAACCCACCCCACGCAGCGTCTCGCGGTGCATGCCCAACTGCTCGGCCACCCGAGCGATCGCGCCCTGCTTCGTGGCCGGGTCCTGCCTGAACTCCACCGCCATGCGAGTGGCCCGCTCACGCAACTCCTCGGGGTACTTCCTGGGTGCTGCCATGACTCTCATCCTCCATGGATTGAGAGCCTCCATCAGACCCGGGGCGATTCAGAAGACAGTGGAGGACTGGGCTGAGATCCGGCGTCTGCATGTGCAGGAGCAGATGTCGATCCGGGCGATAGCCAGACATCTGGGATCGCGCGCGTAACGGTCACTAGGGCGGTGAATCCTCCGACCCCGCCGCGATAAGTCCGGCCGAAGGCACCATCGACGTTCGACGTCCACGAGCCGCGGGTGCGGGAG
This Nocardioides dokdonensis FR1436 DNA region includes the following protein-coding sequences:
- the wecB gene encoding non-hydrolyzing UDP-N-acetylglucosamine 2-epimerase; protein product: MKVMTVVGTRPEIIRLARVIHRLDHTEGIEHVLVHTGQNYDHNLNEVFFQDLGLRAPDHYMGVDTSSLGTVLGGVLMRTEKVLLEEKPDAMLVLGDTNSCIATVMGKRMRIPTYHMEAGNRCFDENVPEETNRRLVDHVADFNLAYTEHARRNLLAEGLHPRRMMVTGSPMREVLETFRAQIDSSDVLKRLGLASRDYFLVSAHREENVDLPDRLEKLLACLVAVRETFGRRIIVSTHPRTRNRLEMLKTELELSGIDFMEPFGFHDYNKLQIEAACVLSDSGTIAEESSILGFPAVTLRDSIERPEALDSGSILMSGLEISDVVRSVGLAMADGAITSSCPAGYEVHDTSRRVVRFISSTAGRHHQWAGIRR
- a CDS encoding O-antigen ligase family protein — encoded protein: MRRRDITLLPHPLIVVSSISTVFMVVAGARDSGAIAETSAAGVGGASHLAIGASMVVTFAIHLVMLSKAQRVSWRTLHIAAMLVSVYLIVDSGSRGGLIAVGVCSLAVFFGGGVLRTRPILTILFIGSTVAAWRFVSALEVESVGVAKIQGSLGQDEARTYLYTQAWDQFLEHPIFGSGVGSFSARLDYFIYPHNLILELIVDFGIFGALALVWGAIWSTRALRRGFSSNELGGAMLGGIFTVILASLMFSGSYLTVGNLWLVGIALRLIGDREVNVNDISHTGAKVGP
- a CDS encoding glycosyltransferase: MTIWADLTQGHQQDAVKDLLTLGFQPLSNVLHNEGIHIVVLGRAPATPALVEAAEGLPCVFVDWVTDLQAALSSSDVILLPDTVGTGLKNRSIQALGSGACAVGTTVAFEGTDVLDGIHAVVRNAPHMLAESALALTVESHAHRAALSQAARKFVDANYSPEGVLDQWVELYREAMHLAEQYGQGSPPRQSVV
- a CDS encoding IS3 family transposase codes for the protein MTARPPHHQVVAYLDAHRHDVVDGREVGVEPICAALKEAGVQIAPSSYYAAKTRPPSARAVRDADLGEDIKTAHKANLGVYGARKIHAELNREGVRVARCTVERLMRAEGLRGIPREKTRKTTFGDGAETERPEDLVNRKFVATGPNQLWVADLTYVRTHAGWTYVAFVLDVFSRMIVGWQVSTSLRTDLALDALDMGLWTRQRAGHDVTGLVHHSDRGVQYRAIRYTERLAEAEAVASVGSKGDSYDNAMAEALNSLFKAECIRNPVMRPKGGWKSVGDVEIAVAEYVDWFNHRRLHGEIGLVPPAEYETTHWARRQTRITPENYPETPVPTGAGSK
- the istB gene encoding IS21-like element helper ATPase IstB, whose product is MTTPTGKVRGSDLFSEVAFLARELKTPVINETFAVLGDQARAEGWSHEEYLAAVLGRQVASRTANGTRMRIAAAHFPAIKTMEDFTFDHVPAATRDLVAHLATTTFIAKRDNVVLLGPPGTGKTHLAIALAIKAAEASYPVAFDSATGWITRLAAAHEQGHLERELRKLNRYRLLVIDEVGYLPFDTAAASLFFQLIASRYETGSVVVTSNLAFSRWGETLGDDVVAAATIDRLVHHAQVIALDGESYRTRGHRTGPPPATRTKTI
- the istA gene encoding IS21 family transposase — its product is MIMTEDWAEIRRLHKSEQMSIKAIVRKTGLARNTVRAALASDTPPKYERAAVGSMLDAYEPRIRALLAEFPSMPATVIAERIGWANSSSVLRAKVAQLRPLYAPSDPADRTSYVAGEIVQCDLWFPGKGIPVDVHAGSKTATWVGGRPAVDLPVLTMVAAFSGFIMATLLPSRKTGDLVAGMWQLLTGLGGVPKMLVWDNEAGIGQHHRLTLGARSFAGTLGTRIYQTAARDPEAKGIVERANGFLETSFMPGREFDSPHDYNTQLTSWLPRANARMLRRTGQQPGVRVTADVAAMGALPPIAPSVGTTVRVRLGRDYYVRIAGNDYSVDPGVIGRFVDVHAGLDTVTITCAGTSVGVHQRCWSTHQTITDPVHVDTAAGLRTAFQARTAGMRGPATRPVSGLGAVVGVRALSDYDALFDLAPAVTDEVAVAARARLEVVR